A section of the Tenrec ecaudatus isolate mTenEca1 chromosome 10, mTenEca1.hap1, whole genome shotgun sequence genome encodes:
- the SFTPD gene encoding pulmonary surfactant-associated protein D — protein MLLLPISTLVLLTQLSEFLGAEVRTYSQKVVANACTLVVCSPTENGLPGRDGRDGREGPRGEKGDPGLPGAIGRTGMPGPAGLIGPKGDNGSIGEPGPKGDAGPSGPPGPPGAPGPSGREGPSGRQGNTGPEGKTGPKGEAGPKGEVGAPGVQGLAGTRGPTGSKGERGAAGERGAPGSPGAAGPAGMAGPQGPPGARGLPGLKGDRGVPGERGAKGDSGLPDVTALRQQVAALQGQMQALQADFLQYKKVELFPSGRSVGKKIFKTGGFEKSFAEVQKVCREAGGQVAAPRSSAENEAVQQLLLVHNKAAFLGMTDSKTEGRFTYLTGEPLGYTNWAPGEPNNNGGAENCVEIFANGKWNDKNCGEQRLVVCEFLAT, from the exons ATGCTGCTCCTGCCTATCTCTACGCTGGTCCTGCTTACACAGCTCTCGGAATTCCTGGGAGCAGAAGTGAGGACCTATTCCCAGAAAGTAGTAGCCAATGCCTGCACCCTGGTTGTGTGTAGTCCCACGGAGAATGGCTTGCCTGGTCGAGACGGACGGGATGGAAGAGAGGGGCCCCGGGGCGAGAAGGGGGATCCAG GCTTGCCAGGAGCTATAGGGAGAACTGGGATGCCTGGACCAGCTGGCTTAATTGGGCCCAAAGGGGACAATGGCTCCATTGGAGAACCTGGACCAAAGGGAGACGCTGGACCATCTG GCCCTCCAGGCCCTCCAGGCGCACCTGGTCCAAGTGGAAGAGAGGGGCCTTCCGGGAGGCAGGGGAACACAGGACCCGAAGGCAAAACAGGTCCCAAAGGAGAGGCTGGACCCAAAG gAGAAGTGGGTGCCCCGGGTGTGCAGGGCTTGGCAGGGACTAGAGGTCCCACGGGCTCTAAAGGAGAGAGAGGCGCCGCTGGTGAGCGTGGAGCCCCTGGCAGTCCAGGGGCAGCAG GGCCTGCTGGGATGGCGGGACCACAGGGACCTCCAGGTGCCAGAGGCCTCCCAGGACTGAAGGGGGACAGAGGTGTCCCTGGAGAGAGAGGTGCCAAAGGAGACAGTGGACTTCCAG ATGTCACTGCTTTGCGGCAGCAGGTGGCTGCCTTGCAGGGACAGATGCAGGCCCTTCAGGCTGACTTCTTGCAGTACAAGAAAG TGGAGCTCTTCCCCAGTGGCCGGAGCGTTGGCAAGAAGATCTTCAAGACCGGTGGCTTTGAGAAGTCCTTTGCGGAGGTGCAGAAGGTGTGTAGAGAGGCCGGGGGGCAGGTGGCCGCCCCACGCTCTTCGGCGGAGAATGAGGCTGTGCAGCAGCTGCTCCTGGTGCACAACAAGGCCGCCTTCCTGGGCATGACAGACAGCAAGACCGAGGGCAGGTTCACTTACCTGACCGGGGAGCCCCTGGGCTACACTAACTGGGCCCCAGGGGAGCCCAACAACAACGGTGGAGCCGAGAACTGTGTGGAGATCTTTGCCAACGGCAAGTGGAACGACAAGAACTGTGGCGAGCAGCGCCTGGTGGTCTGCGAGTTCTTAGCTacctag